The Papaver somniferum cultivar HN1 chromosome 3, ASM357369v1, whole genome shotgun sequence genome includes a region encoding these proteins:
- the LOC113362171 gene encoding GDSL esterase/lipase At4g16230-like, protein MMGLYTNFRVLLYVAMFASLWRRYCLALETTFPATFIFGDSLVDAGNNNHIATIAKANYAPYGIDFPGGAKSTGRFSNGRTVIDIIGEELGLNAYIPPYLARTTVGDVVFRGVNYASGSSGILNETGAIAGDRINLDAQIDNFAETRQYIISTVKNANRLPKASSKRLLGEALFFVVMGSNDFIINYFSPIPSIRTQKVTPEMFVDSMISRFRLQLTRLHEMDARKIVVANVGSVGCIPLERASNLNLQYPTGGSCKDSMNKATVLFNAKLKSLITELNSNLVQSKFVYADVYNMFSHLVDNYKSYGFENYKTSCCQVLAGQLLRGLLPCTPASILCRNRSKYVFWDWAHPTDATNVVIAKRFLDGNSTDMYPMNIRQLYYA, encoded by the exons ATGATGGGTCTATACACAAACTTTCGTGTTCTACTTTATGTTGCAATGTTTGCCTCATTGTGGCGAAGGTATTGTTTAGCCTTGGAGACGACATTTCCAGCTACTTTTATTTTTGGAGATTCTTTGGTTGATGCTGGTAATAATAACCACATTGCAACTATCGCGAAAGCAAATTACGCTCCTTATGGGATTGATTTCCCTGGTGGCGCTAAATCTACTGGACGCTTTTCTAACGGAAGAACAGTAATCGACATCATAG GGGAAGAGTTGGGTTTGAATGCTTATATTCCTCCTTACTTAGCTCGTACAACAGTTGGAGATGTTGTTTTTCGTGGAGTCAATTATGCATCTGGTAGTTCTGGAATTCTTAATGAGACAGGGGCTATTGCG GGTGATCGGATCAACTTGGATGCACAAATTGACAACTTCGCGGAAACAAGACAATACATTATCTCAACTGTCAAGAATGCCAATCGTTTACCAAAGGCTTCATCCAAAAGATTACTTGGGGAAGCTCTTTTCTTTGTTGTAATGGGTTCTAATGATTTCATTATCAACTACTTCAGTCCGATTCCCTCAATACGTACGCAAAAGGTTACCCCGGAAATGTTCGTTGACTCAATGATTTCTAGATTCAGACTTCAATTAACC AGGTTGCACGAAATGGATGCAAGAAAGATTGTTGTTGCGAATGTTGGATCAGTTGGTTGCATCCCGTTAGAAAGAGCTTCAAACTTAAATTTACAATATCCAACTGGTGGTTCTTGCAAGGATTCCATGAACAAAGCAACGGTGTTATTCAACGCGAAACTGAAGAGCCTTATCACGGAGTTGAACTCAAATCTTGTTCAGTCCAAATTTGTATATGCAGATGTCTACAACATGTTTTCGCATCTTGTTGATAACTATAAATCTTACG GTTTTGAGAATTATAAAACATCATGTTGTCAAGTACTTGCGGGACAGCTGCTTCGAGGTCTGTTACCATGCACTCCAGCATCAATATTGTGTAGGAACCGATCCAAGTATGTATTCTGGGATTGGGCTCATCCAACTGATGCTACCAATGTTGTTATTGCAAAAAGGTTTCTCGATGGCAATTCTACGGACATGTATCCGATGAACATTCGGCAACTCTATTACGCATGA